A genome region from Populus alba chromosome 5, ASM523922v2, whole genome shotgun sequence includes the following:
- the LOC118054079 gene encoding scopoletin 8-hydroxylase has protein sequence MAPSFLDGNSLFNFVVGDGNGVKGMVDSGLSEVPEQYVQPPEERIDKLTAIAHDNRPIDLSKLGGPDHDQIVEEIARAAETLGFFQVMNHGVPVELLESLKDAANNFFGQPPEKKAVYRKGVSPSPSVTYGTSFVPDKEKALEWKDYISMRYTTDAEALEYWPQECKDVALEYLRTSIKMVRKVLEILIGKLGVTLDDSKIDGLIGLKLVNMNFYPTCPNPELTVGVGRHSDMGILTVLLQDDIGGLYVKTEEEMDGKRKGDWLEIPPVPGALVINVGDTLQILSNGRYKSSEHRVRTTRTKSRVSIPIFTVPKPTERIGPLPQVVERDGVARYREFIFEEYMNNFFSNAHDGKKSLDFAKNI, from the exons ATGGCCCCAAGCTTTCTTGATGGAAACTCACTGTTCAATTTCGTTGTCGGAGATGGGAATGGCGTCAAGGGCATGGTGGATTCTGGTCTATCAGAGGTGCCGGAGCAATATGTGCAGCCACCAGAAGAAAGAATAGACAAGCTTACTGCTATCGCACATGACAACCGGCCAATTGATTTGTCAAAGCTAGGCGGACCCGACCATGACCAAATAGTGGAGGAAATTGCTAGGGCTGCGGAGACTCTTGGGTTCTTCCAAGTGATGAATCATGGTGTGCCTGTGGAGCTGCTCGAGTCACTTAAGGATGCTGCAAACAATTTCTTCGGCCAACCTCCTGAAAAGAAGGCTGTCTACCGTAAAGGTGTGAGCCCTAGCCCATCGGTGACGTACGGTACAAGTTTTGTGCCTGATAAAGAGAAGGCCTTAGAGTGGAAGGACTACATTAGCATGCGTTATACTACTGATGCTGAAGCTCTTGAATATTGGCCTCAGGAATGCAA GGATGTGGCGCTGGAGTACCTGAGGACATCAATAAAGATGGTGAGGAAAGTTCTGGAAATTCTGATCGGGAAGCTTGGAGTGACTTTGGATGATTCAAAGATTGATGGCCTGATTGGTTTAAAGCTGGTTAACATGAACTTTTATCCGACATGTCCTAATCCAGAGCTTACTGTTGGTGTGGGGCGCCACTCAGACATGGGCATACTTACTGTATTATTGCAAGATGACATTGGTGGTTTATATGTTAAAACGGAGGAAGAGATGGATGGCAAGAGAAAGGGAGATTGGTTGGAGATCCCTCCGGTCCCTGGTGCTTTGGTCATCAATGTTGGTGACACCTTACAG ATACTGAGCAATGGAAGATACAAAAGTTCTGAGCATAGAGTGCGTACTACAAGAACCAAGTCAAGAGTGTCCATCCCAATCTTCACGGTCCCAAAACCAACGGAGAGGATTGGACCATTGCCTCAAGTAGTGGAGAGAGATGGAGTTGCTCGTTACCGGGAGTTCATCTTCGAAGAATACATGAACAACTTCTTCAGCAATGCACATGATGGAAAGAAGTCTCTTGATTTTGCAAAGAATATATAG